One genomic region from Mangifera indica cultivar Alphonso chromosome 17, CATAS_Mindica_2.1, whole genome shotgun sequence encodes:
- the LOC123200446 gene encoding transcription repressor MYB5-like isoform X1 codes for MENKQVKKQPKRGLWKPEEDLLLKNYVETHGEGNWAAVSEKSGLMRGGKSCRLRWKNYLRPNIKHGGMSKEEEDLIIRMHKLIGNRFVLGSVYEALDFIMDMEFIFHYIFCNRWSLIAGRLPGRTDNEVKNYWNTHLNKKCRPGKRKGIELGSHQSESGDNNNNNIKRKKQPQLCDSQPKAVGQRVPKEKSNNMTEDTTIGSLNCETELCGVIPSNNGTFVFDEEPFITYLDSLILFECIGTDDTFPHSHIGMGMQ; via the exons ATGGAAAACAAACAAGTGAAGAAACAGCCTAAAAGAGGTTTGTGGAAACCAGAGGAGGACTTGCTTCTCAAAAATTATGTTGAGACTCATGGTGAGGGCAATTGGGCAGCTGTGTCTGAGAAATCAG GATTGATGAGAGGAGGGAAGAGTTGCAGACTAAGATGGAAGAATTACTTGAGGCCAAACATAAAACATGGTGGGATGTCGAAAGAGGAAGAAGACCTCATCATCAGAATGCATAAACTAATTGGTAACAGGTTTGTACTTGGATCTGTTTATGAAGCACTAGATTTTATCATGGACATGGAgttcatttttcattatattttttgtaatagatGGTCCCTGATAGCGGGTCGACTTCCTGGTAGAACGGACAATGAAGTGAAGAACTACTGGAATACGCATTTGAACAAGAAATGCCGTCCCGGCAAAAGAAAAGGCATTGAGTTGGGCAGCCATCAGAGTGAGAGTGGCgacaataacaataacaacatcAAGAGGAAGAAACAGCCTCAACTGTGTGACTCTCAGCCCAAAGCTGTTGGCCAAAGAGTACcgaaagaaaaaagtaataatatgaCCGAGGACACAACCATAGGAAGCCTCAACTGCGAGACAGAACTATGTGGGGTGATACCTTCCAATAATGGAACTTTTGTCTTTGATGAAGAGCCTTTCATTACCTACTTGGATTCCCTTATTCTGTTTGAGTGCATCGGTACTGATGACACATTCCCACATTCACATATAGGAATGGGGATGCAATAA
- the LOC123200445 gene encoding TBC1 domain family member 17 isoform X4: MRETELHDLSDDADYAASMQQGSSSMTRSHSGKTSSSSEPEGAEVVYSKDNVTIHPTQSASERISGRLKLIKQGSSLFMTWIPYKGHNSNAKLSEKDRNLYTIRAVPFTDLRSIHRHTRPIGWQYIIVVLSSGLAYPPLYFYNGGVKEFLATAKQHVVLVRSEEDANVFLVNDFQSPLLKTLSSLELPRAVTVASGPSTAVPIGDSLLNDNQHSTYGGVGQVNSSISQYNGRQRQKSHDPARDISIQVLEKFSLVTKFARETTSQLFRENYSNGFGHLERKFDNQSVQNYHHEASNDTVKDNDAEKVSDKISVASDPLELDKQTLVWGKPRQPPLGPEEWATFLDNEGRVIDSEALRKRIFYGGIEHKLRREVWTFLLGYHAYDSTHAEREYRRSIKRSEYETIKRQWQSISTEQAKRFTKFRERKGLIDKDVVRTDRSLPFYDGDDNQNVNILHDILLTYSFYNFDLGYCQGMSDLLSPILFVMEDESESFWLFVALMERLGPNFNRDQNGMHTQLFALSKLVELLDSPLHNYFRQNECLNYFFCFRWVLIQFKREFDYEKTMRLWEVLWTHYLSEHLHLYVCVAILKRHRSKIMGELMDFDTLLKFINELSGRIDLDAILRDAEALCICAGENGAACIPPGTPPSLPIDNGLLYSQQDDEVL; encoded by the exons ATGCGAGAAACAGAGCTACACGATTTGTCCGACGATGCTGATTATGCCGCCTCTATGCAGCAA gGATCATCAAGCATGACGAGGAGCCATAGCGGCAAGACTAGCTCGTCCAGCGAACCCGAAGGTGCCGAAGTGGTTTATTCGAAAGATAATGTTACAATTCACCCCACTCAGTCTGCATCTGAAAGAATTAGCGGAAGATTGAAGCTAATTAAACAAGGCTCCTCTCTCTTTATG ACCTGGATCCCGTACAAAGGACACAACTCAAACGCCAAGTTGTCTGAGAAAG ATAGAAATCTGTACACCATAAGGGCGGTGCCTTTTACAGATTTGCGGTCAATTCACAGACACACTCGACCTATTGGGTGGCAATACataattgttgttttatcatCAG GCCTCGCCTATCCTCCTCTTTACTTCTACAATGGTGGAGTTAAAGAGTTCCTAGCTACTGCAAAGCAACATGTTGTTCTTGTGAG GTCGGAAGAAGATGCAAATGTATTTCTTGTCAATGATTTTCAAAGTCCTCTGCTG AAAACTTTATCTTCTTTGGAGCTACCTAGGGCTGTTACTGTAGCAAGTGGGCCATCAACAGCTGTTCCAATTGGAGACTCTCTTTTAAATGACAACCAACATAGTACCTATGGGGGAGTTGGCCAAGTGAATTCCAGTATTTCTCAGTACAATGGGAGACAGAGGCAAAAGAGTCATGATCCTGCTCGAGACATTTCAATTCAAGTATTGGAAAAATTCTCTCTTGTAACCAAATTTGCTCGGGAAACAACTTCTCAACTATTTCGTGAAAACTATAGTAATGGATTTGGTCATCTTGAGAGAAAATTTGACAACCAGTCTGTCCAAAATTACCATCACGAAGCATCCAATGACACAGTGAAAGATAACGATGCAGAGAAAGTTTCTGACAAAATTTCTGTAGCCTCAGATCCTCTGGAG TTGGATAAACAAACATTAGTGTGGGGAAAACCCCGGCAGCCACCCTTAGGGCCTGAAGAG TGGGCAACCTTTTTGGACAATGAAGGTCGAGTTATCGATTCAGAAGCATTAAGAAAGAGAATTTTCTATGGAGGAATTGAGCACAAATTACGCAGAGAG GTATGGACATTTTTATTGGGATACCATGCATATGATTCAACACATGCTGAGAGGGAGTATCGTAGGTCTATTAAAAGGTCAGAGTATGAGACCATAAAACGCCAGTGGCAG AGTATCTCAACTGAACAGGCAAAGAGGTTTACAAAATTCAGGGAGAGGAAAGGACTTATTGATAAAGATGTG GTAAGGACTGATAGGTCACTCCCTTTCTATGATGGGGATGATAATCAAAATGTGAATATTCTACATGATATTCTATTGACGTACTCCTTCTACAACTTTGATCTTGGTTACTGTCAG GGTATGAGTGATCTTCTTTCCCCCATTTTGTTTGTAATGGAAGATGAGTCAGAATCATTTTGGTTGTTTGTGGCACTGATGGAACGTCTTGGACCCAATTTTAATCGCGACCAAAATGGAATGCACACTCAACTTTTTGCATTGTCTAAG CTGGTAGAGTTGCTAGACAGCCCATTGCATAATTATTTTAGGCAGAATGAGTGCCtgaattatttcttttgttttcgcTGGGTTCTGATACAATTTAAAAG AGAATTTGACTATGAGAAAACAATGCGCTTATGGGAGGTATTATGGACGCATTATTTGTCGGAGCACCTGCATTTATATGTATGTGTTGCAATCTTGAAACGACACCGGAGCAAGATAATGGGAGAGCTAATGGATTTTGACACACTCTTGAAATTCATTAATGAGCTGAGTGGTCGGATTGATCTTGATGCAATCCTAAGAGATGCAGAAGCTCTGTGTATATGTGCTGGTGAGAATGGTGCTGCTTGCATCCCTCCTGGAACTCCTCCTTCACTGCCAATTGACAATGGTTTGTTATATTCTCAGCAAGATGATGAAGTATTGTAA
- the LOC123200445 gene encoding TBC1 domain family member 15 isoform X2, giving the protein MRETELHDLSDDADYAASMQQGSSSMTRSHSGKTSSSSEPEGAEVVYSKDNVTIHPTQSASERISGRLKLIKQGSSLFMTWIPYKGHNSNAKLSEKDRNLYTIRAVPFTDLRSIHRHTRPIGWQYIIVVLSSGLAYPPLYFYNGGVKEFLATAKQHVVLVRSEEDANVFLVNDFQSPLLKTLSSLELPRAVTVASGPSTAVPIGDSLLNDNQHSTYGGVGQVNSSISQYNGRQRQKSHDPARDISIQVLEKFSLVTKFARETTSQLFRENYSNGFGHLERKFDNQSVQNYHHEASNDTVKDNDAEKVSDKISVASDPLEKIPSRKHNHDEEAATNVGTFELINCKELDKQTLVWGKPRQPPLGPEEWATFLDNEGRVIDSEALRKRIFYGGIEHKLRREVWTFLLGYHAYDSTHAEREYRRSIKRSEYETIKRQWQSISTEQAKRFTKFRERKGLIDKDVVRTDRSLPFYDGDDNQNVNILHDILLTYSFYNFDLGYCQGMSDLLSPILFVMEDESESFWLFVALMERLGPNFNRDQNGMHTQLFALSKLVELLDSPLHNYFRQNECLNYFFCFRWVLIQFKREFDYEKTMRLWEVLWTHYLSEHLHLYVCVAILKRHRSKIMGELMDFDTLLKFINELSGRIDLDAILRDAEALCICAGENGAACIPPGTPPSLPIDNGLLYSQQDDEVL; this is encoded by the exons ATGCGAGAAACAGAGCTACACGATTTGTCCGACGATGCTGATTATGCCGCCTCTATGCAGCAA gGATCATCAAGCATGACGAGGAGCCATAGCGGCAAGACTAGCTCGTCCAGCGAACCCGAAGGTGCCGAAGTGGTTTATTCGAAAGATAATGTTACAATTCACCCCACTCAGTCTGCATCTGAAAGAATTAGCGGAAGATTGAAGCTAATTAAACAAGGCTCCTCTCTCTTTATG ACCTGGATCCCGTACAAAGGACACAACTCAAACGCCAAGTTGTCTGAGAAAG ATAGAAATCTGTACACCATAAGGGCGGTGCCTTTTACAGATTTGCGGTCAATTCACAGACACACTCGACCTATTGGGTGGCAATACataattgttgttttatcatCAG GCCTCGCCTATCCTCCTCTTTACTTCTACAATGGTGGAGTTAAAGAGTTCCTAGCTACTGCAAAGCAACATGTTGTTCTTGTGAG GTCGGAAGAAGATGCAAATGTATTTCTTGTCAATGATTTTCAAAGTCCTCTGCTG AAAACTTTATCTTCTTTGGAGCTACCTAGGGCTGTTACTGTAGCAAGTGGGCCATCAACAGCTGTTCCAATTGGAGACTCTCTTTTAAATGACAACCAACATAGTACCTATGGGGGAGTTGGCCAAGTGAATTCCAGTATTTCTCAGTACAATGGGAGACAGAGGCAAAAGAGTCATGATCCTGCTCGAGACATTTCAATTCAAGTATTGGAAAAATTCTCTCTTGTAACCAAATTTGCTCGGGAAACAACTTCTCAACTATTTCGTGAAAACTATAGTAATGGATTTGGTCATCTTGAGAGAAAATTTGACAACCAGTCTGTCCAAAATTACCATCACGAAGCATCCAATGACACAGTGAAAGATAACGATGCAGAGAAAGTTTCTGACAAAATTTCTGTAGCCTCAGATCCTCTGGAG AAAATTCCATCTAGGAAACACAATCATGATGAAGAAGCTGCCACCAATGTGGGAACTTTTGAGCTAATCAATTGTAAGGAG TTGGATAAACAAACATTAGTGTGGGGAAAACCCCGGCAGCCACCCTTAGGGCCTGAAGAG TGGGCAACCTTTTTGGACAATGAAGGTCGAGTTATCGATTCAGAAGCATTAAGAAAGAGAATTTTCTATGGAGGAATTGAGCACAAATTACGCAGAGAG GTATGGACATTTTTATTGGGATACCATGCATATGATTCAACACATGCTGAGAGGGAGTATCGTAGGTCTATTAAAAGGTCAGAGTATGAGACCATAAAACGCCAGTGGCAG AGTATCTCAACTGAACAGGCAAAGAGGTTTACAAAATTCAGGGAGAGGAAAGGACTTATTGATAAAGATGTG GTAAGGACTGATAGGTCACTCCCTTTCTATGATGGGGATGATAATCAAAATGTGAATATTCTACATGATATTCTATTGACGTACTCCTTCTACAACTTTGATCTTGGTTACTGTCAG GGTATGAGTGATCTTCTTTCCCCCATTTTGTTTGTAATGGAAGATGAGTCAGAATCATTTTGGTTGTTTGTGGCACTGATGGAACGTCTTGGACCCAATTTTAATCGCGACCAAAATGGAATGCACACTCAACTTTTTGCATTGTCTAAG CTGGTAGAGTTGCTAGACAGCCCATTGCATAATTATTTTAGGCAGAATGAGTGCCtgaattatttcttttgttttcgcTGGGTTCTGATACAATTTAAAAG AGAATTTGACTATGAGAAAACAATGCGCTTATGGGAGGTATTATGGACGCATTATTTGTCGGAGCACCTGCATTTATATGTATGTGTTGCAATCTTGAAACGACACCGGAGCAAGATAATGGGAGAGCTAATGGATTTTGACACACTCTTGAAATTCATTAATGAGCTGAGTGGTCGGATTGATCTTGATGCAATCCTAAGAGATGCAGAAGCTCTGTGTATATGTGCTGGTGAGAATGGTGCTGCTTGCATCCCTCCTGGAACTCCTCCTTCACTGCCAATTGACAATGGTTTGTTATATTCTCAGCAAGATGATGAAGTATTGTAA
- the LOC123200446 gene encoding transcription factor MYB82-like isoform X2 produces MENKQVKKQPKRGLWKPEEDLLLKNYVETHGEGNWAAVSEKSGLMRGGKSCRLRWKNYLRPNIKHGGMSKEEEDLIIRMHKLIGNRWSLIAGRLPGRTDNEVKNYWNTHLNKKCRPGKRKGIELGSHQSESGDNNNNNIKRKKQPQLCDSQPKAVGQRVPKEKSNNMTEDTTIGSLNCETELCGVIPSNNGTFVFDEEPFITYLDSLILFECIGTDDTFPHSHIGMGMQ; encoded by the exons ATGGAAAACAAACAAGTGAAGAAACAGCCTAAAAGAGGTTTGTGGAAACCAGAGGAGGACTTGCTTCTCAAAAATTATGTTGAGACTCATGGTGAGGGCAATTGGGCAGCTGTGTCTGAGAAATCAG GATTGATGAGAGGAGGGAAGAGTTGCAGACTAAGATGGAAGAATTACTTGAGGCCAAACATAAAACATGGTGGGATGTCGAAAGAGGAAGAAGACCTCATCATCAGAATGCATAAACTAATTGGTAACAG atGGTCCCTGATAGCGGGTCGACTTCCTGGTAGAACGGACAATGAAGTGAAGAACTACTGGAATACGCATTTGAACAAGAAATGCCGTCCCGGCAAAAGAAAAGGCATTGAGTTGGGCAGCCATCAGAGTGAGAGTGGCgacaataacaataacaacatcAAGAGGAAGAAACAGCCTCAACTGTGTGACTCTCAGCCCAAAGCTGTTGGCCAAAGAGTACcgaaagaaaaaagtaataatatgaCCGAGGACACAACCATAGGAAGCCTCAACTGCGAGACAGAACTATGTGGGGTGATACCTTCCAATAATGGAACTTTTGTCTTTGATGAAGAGCCTTTCATTACCTACTTGGATTCCCTTATTCTGTTTGAGTGCATCGGTACTGATGACACATTCCCACATTCACATATAGGAATGGGGATGCAATAA
- the LOC123200445 gene encoding TBC1 domain family member 15 isoform X1: protein MRETELHDLSDDADYAASMQQGSSSMTRSHSGKTSSSSEPEGAEVVYSKDNVTIHPTQSASERISGRLKLIKQGSSLFMTWIPYKGHNSNAKLSEKVDRNLYTIRAVPFTDLRSIHRHTRPIGWQYIIVVLSSGLAYPPLYFYNGGVKEFLATAKQHVVLVRSEEDANVFLVNDFQSPLLKTLSSLELPRAVTVASGPSTAVPIGDSLLNDNQHSTYGGVGQVNSSISQYNGRQRQKSHDPARDISIQVLEKFSLVTKFARETTSQLFRENYSNGFGHLERKFDNQSVQNYHHEASNDTVKDNDAEKVSDKISVASDPLEKIPSRKHNHDEEAATNVGTFELINCKELDKQTLVWGKPRQPPLGPEEWATFLDNEGRVIDSEALRKRIFYGGIEHKLRREVWTFLLGYHAYDSTHAEREYRRSIKRSEYETIKRQWQSISTEQAKRFTKFRERKGLIDKDVVRTDRSLPFYDGDDNQNVNILHDILLTYSFYNFDLGYCQGMSDLLSPILFVMEDESESFWLFVALMERLGPNFNRDQNGMHTQLFALSKLVELLDSPLHNYFRQNECLNYFFCFRWVLIQFKREFDYEKTMRLWEVLWTHYLSEHLHLYVCVAILKRHRSKIMGELMDFDTLLKFINELSGRIDLDAILRDAEALCICAGENGAACIPPGTPPSLPIDNGLLYSQQDDEVL, encoded by the exons ATGCGAGAAACAGAGCTACACGATTTGTCCGACGATGCTGATTATGCCGCCTCTATGCAGCAA gGATCATCAAGCATGACGAGGAGCCATAGCGGCAAGACTAGCTCGTCCAGCGAACCCGAAGGTGCCGAAGTGGTTTATTCGAAAGATAATGTTACAATTCACCCCACTCAGTCTGCATCTGAAAGAATTAGCGGAAGATTGAAGCTAATTAAACAAGGCTCCTCTCTCTTTATG ACCTGGATCCCGTACAAAGGACACAACTCAAACGCCAAGTTGTCTGAGAAAG taGATAGAAATCTGTACACCATAAGGGCGGTGCCTTTTACAGATTTGCGGTCAATTCACAGACACACTCGACCTATTGGGTGGCAATACataattgttgttttatcatCAG GCCTCGCCTATCCTCCTCTTTACTTCTACAATGGTGGAGTTAAAGAGTTCCTAGCTACTGCAAAGCAACATGTTGTTCTTGTGAG GTCGGAAGAAGATGCAAATGTATTTCTTGTCAATGATTTTCAAAGTCCTCTGCTG AAAACTTTATCTTCTTTGGAGCTACCTAGGGCTGTTACTGTAGCAAGTGGGCCATCAACAGCTGTTCCAATTGGAGACTCTCTTTTAAATGACAACCAACATAGTACCTATGGGGGAGTTGGCCAAGTGAATTCCAGTATTTCTCAGTACAATGGGAGACAGAGGCAAAAGAGTCATGATCCTGCTCGAGACATTTCAATTCAAGTATTGGAAAAATTCTCTCTTGTAACCAAATTTGCTCGGGAAACAACTTCTCAACTATTTCGTGAAAACTATAGTAATGGATTTGGTCATCTTGAGAGAAAATTTGACAACCAGTCTGTCCAAAATTACCATCACGAAGCATCCAATGACACAGTGAAAGATAACGATGCAGAGAAAGTTTCTGACAAAATTTCTGTAGCCTCAGATCCTCTGGAG AAAATTCCATCTAGGAAACACAATCATGATGAAGAAGCTGCCACCAATGTGGGAACTTTTGAGCTAATCAATTGTAAGGAG TTGGATAAACAAACATTAGTGTGGGGAAAACCCCGGCAGCCACCCTTAGGGCCTGAAGAG TGGGCAACCTTTTTGGACAATGAAGGTCGAGTTATCGATTCAGAAGCATTAAGAAAGAGAATTTTCTATGGAGGAATTGAGCACAAATTACGCAGAGAG GTATGGACATTTTTATTGGGATACCATGCATATGATTCAACACATGCTGAGAGGGAGTATCGTAGGTCTATTAAAAGGTCAGAGTATGAGACCATAAAACGCCAGTGGCAG AGTATCTCAACTGAACAGGCAAAGAGGTTTACAAAATTCAGGGAGAGGAAAGGACTTATTGATAAAGATGTG GTAAGGACTGATAGGTCACTCCCTTTCTATGATGGGGATGATAATCAAAATGTGAATATTCTACATGATATTCTATTGACGTACTCCTTCTACAACTTTGATCTTGGTTACTGTCAG GGTATGAGTGATCTTCTTTCCCCCATTTTGTTTGTAATGGAAGATGAGTCAGAATCATTTTGGTTGTTTGTGGCACTGATGGAACGTCTTGGACCCAATTTTAATCGCGACCAAAATGGAATGCACACTCAACTTTTTGCATTGTCTAAG CTGGTAGAGTTGCTAGACAGCCCATTGCATAATTATTTTAGGCAGAATGAGTGCCtgaattatttcttttgttttcgcTGGGTTCTGATACAATTTAAAAG AGAATTTGACTATGAGAAAACAATGCGCTTATGGGAGGTATTATGGACGCATTATTTGTCGGAGCACCTGCATTTATATGTATGTGTTGCAATCTTGAAACGACACCGGAGCAAGATAATGGGAGAGCTAATGGATTTTGACACACTCTTGAAATTCATTAATGAGCTGAGTGGTCGGATTGATCTTGATGCAATCCTAAGAGATGCAGAAGCTCTGTGTATATGTGCTGGTGAGAATGGTGCTGCTTGCATCCCTCCTGGAACTCCTCCTTCACTGCCAATTGACAATGGTTTGTTATATTCTCAGCAAGATGATGAAGTATTGTAA
- the LOC123200445 gene encoding TBC1 domain family member 15 isoform X3 gives MRETELHDLSDDADYAASMQQGSSSMTRSHSGKTSSSSEPEGAEVVYSKDNVTIHPTQSASERISGRLKLIKQGSSLFMTWIPYKGHNSNAKLSEKVDRNLYTIRAVPFTDLRSIHRHTRPIGWQYIIVVLSSGLAYPPLYFYNGGVKEFLATAKQHVVLVRSEEDANVFLVNDFQSPLLKTLSSLELPRAVTVASGPSTAVPIGDSLLNDNQHSTYGGVGQVNSSISQYNGRQRQKSHDPARDISIQVLEKFSLVTKFARETTSQLFRENYSNGFGHLERKFDNQSVQNYHHEASNDTVKDNDAEKVSDKISVASDPLELDKQTLVWGKPRQPPLGPEEWATFLDNEGRVIDSEALRKRIFYGGIEHKLRREVWTFLLGYHAYDSTHAEREYRRSIKRSEYETIKRQWQSISTEQAKRFTKFRERKGLIDKDVVRTDRSLPFYDGDDNQNVNILHDILLTYSFYNFDLGYCQGMSDLLSPILFVMEDESESFWLFVALMERLGPNFNRDQNGMHTQLFALSKLVELLDSPLHNYFRQNECLNYFFCFRWVLIQFKREFDYEKTMRLWEVLWTHYLSEHLHLYVCVAILKRHRSKIMGELMDFDTLLKFINELSGRIDLDAILRDAEALCICAGENGAACIPPGTPPSLPIDNGLLYSQQDDEVL, from the exons ATGCGAGAAACAGAGCTACACGATTTGTCCGACGATGCTGATTATGCCGCCTCTATGCAGCAA gGATCATCAAGCATGACGAGGAGCCATAGCGGCAAGACTAGCTCGTCCAGCGAACCCGAAGGTGCCGAAGTGGTTTATTCGAAAGATAATGTTACAATTCACCCCACTCAGTCTGCATCTGAAAGAATTAGCGGAAGATTGAAGCTAATTAAACAAGGCTCCTCTCTCTTTATG ACCTGGATCCCGTACAAAGGACACAACTCAAACGCCAAGTTGTCTGAGAAAG taGATAGAAATCTGTACACCATAAGGGCGGTGCCTTTTACAGATTTGCGGTCAATTCACAGACACACTCGACCTATTGGGTGGCAATACataattgttgttttatcatCAG GCCTCGCCTATCCTCCTCTTTACTTCTACAATGGTGGAGTTAAAGAGTTCCTAGCTACTGCAAAGCAACATGTTGTTCTTGTGAG GTCGGAAGAAGATGCAAATGTATTTCTTGTCAATGATTTTCAAAGTCCTCTGCTG AAAACTTTATCTTCTTTGGAGCTACCTAGGGCTGTTACTGTAGCAAGTGGGCCATCAACAGCTGTTCCAATTGGAGACTCTCTTTTAAATGACAACCAACATAGTACCTATGGGGGAGTTGGCCAAGTGAATTCCAGTATTTCTCAGTACAATGGGAGACAGAGGCAAAAGAGTCATGATCCTGCTCGAGACATTTCAATTCAAGTATTGGAAAAATTCTCTCTTGTAACCAAATTTGCTCGGGAAACAACTTCTCAACTATTTCGTGAAAACTATAGTAATGGATTTGGTCATCTTGAGAGAAAATTTGACAACCAGTCTGTCCAAAATTACCATCACGAAGCATCCAATGACACAGTGAAAGATAACGATGCAGAGAAAGTTTCTGACAAAATTTCTGTAGCCTCAGATCCTCTGGAG TTGGATAAACAAACATTAGTGTGGGGAAAACCCCGGCAGCCACCCTTAGGGCCTGAAGAG TGGGCAACCTTTTTGGACAATGAAGGTCGAGTTATCGATTCAGAAGCATTAAGAAAGAGAATTTTCTATGGAGGAATTGAGCACAAATTACGCAGAGAG GTATGGACATTTTTATTGGGATACCATGCATATGATTCAACACATGCTGAGAGGGAGTATCGTAGGTCTATTAAAAGGTCAGAGTATGAGACCATAAAACGCCAGTGGCAG AGTATCTCAACTGAACAGGCAAAGAGGTTTACAAAATTCAGGGAGAGGAAAGGACTTATTGATAAAGATGTG GTAAGGACTGATAGGTCACTCCCTTTCTATGATGGGGATGATAATCAAAATGTGAATATTCTACATGATATTCTATTGACGTACTCCTTCTACAACTTTGATCTTGGTTACTGTCAG GGTATGAGTGATCTTCTTTCCCCCATTTTGTTTGTAATGGAAGATGAGTCAGAATCATTTTGGTTGTTTGTGGCACTGATGGAACGTCTTGGACCCAATTTTAATCGCGACCAAAATGGAATGCACACTCAACTTTTTGCATTGTCTAAG CTGGTAGAGTTGCTAGACAGCCCATTGCATAATTATTTTAGGCAGAATGAGTGCCtgaattatttcttttgttttcgcTGGGTTCTGATACAATTTAAAAG AGAATTTGACTATGAGAAAACAATGCGCTTATGGGAGGTATTATGGACGCATTATTTGTCGGAGCACCTGCATTTATATGTATGTGTTGCAATCTTGAAACGACACCGGAGCAAGATAATGGGAGAGCTAATGGATTTTGACACACTCTTGAAATTCATTAATGAGCTGAGTGGTCGGATTGATCTTGATGCAATCCTAAGAGATGCAGAAGCTCTGTGTATATGTGCTGGTGAGAATGGTGCTGCTTGCATCCCTCCTGGAACTCCTCCTTCACTGCCAATTGACAATGGTTTGTTATATTCTCAGCAAGATGATGAAGTATTGTAA